From Gadus macrocephalus chromosome 16, ASM3116895v1:
GTTACAGCGACCAATGTCCGAGCCACGCTGCTTGGACATTGGATCGGCTCCGTGATGGCCAAGTTGTGAGGTGCCTCATTTCACATACGTCGTCTTCCTCGCTCATCCAAAGTGGCTTCTCAGCTGGAATGCAATCATTGCACAGCGGTGGGCTAACTCATAACTCAACGTTTTTGCCATTTCTTAACATTTAACTTGACTTCAATGCACAGAAGGGCACCATAGTCACTTGTCAACACGTTGTTAGTATAGTGTAGCATTTTTAGTCTTTAGTCCTTAGAAGAACTACATAGAAACCCCCTAACATTGCCTTGCCCACCCCTGGCTCAGCAGTTCTTGATGCCCAAACAGACAGATGTTCATGGTGTGAGATCGATGCTAACTTGGTGCTCTTGGCCCGCCAGGCTCCCAGCAGTCTCCTGGAAGCCCTGGAGCAGCACTTGGCCTCCTTAGAGGGCAAGAAGGTCAAAGACTCCACCGCTGCCAGCAGGTAGGTGCTTCTCCGGTCTCCCGGCTTCAGTTCCCTGAACCTTTTTGGCCCAGGACCATCCTAACATTATGTGCTGTTAAACAAGGAATGAGCTCACACCACTCcaacgcacttattgtatgttgtacgtcctggcacttaatgtaagcacttattgtatgcgtacacttgcacttaaaaatagtacatagcattgtgtagcatcttctcCTACCCTGTATACAACCCTTTGTCTACAGGGAAtggggttaacctaacaattgttagtgctcggcacttggttctatgaacatccttactgtaccgacagcaatatattgtttctcttctgacaaatttactttttgtaagtcgcttttgataaaatcGTCTGCTAAATGTTAACGTTAATGTCATAAGCAATTTACTAGAGAGATGGTGTTGGGACACTCTCCAATACAGTATTCACAATTCAGTCCTCAAATACACAAATGTtatacaaatgtgttttttggtCTCCAGGGCGAGCACCCTGTCCAACGCGGTGTCGTCTCTAGCGAGCACGGGGATGTCGTTCACTAAGGTAGACGAGCGGGAGAAGCAAGCGGCTCTGGAGGAAGAGCAGGCTCGGCTCAAAGCGCTTAAGGTACGGCCGTGGTTGAAAGGACTCAGAACTGTTTTTTTTGCCAAAGTATAAATTGTTCAGGGTTTTCATCTTGGTGCAGGTGTTAGCATTTATTCAggacaataaatacaaatatgcaacaaaGCGTATGAGACAATCAATAGGAATACCAATACGGTATTTGCGGCAGTATTTGCAATGTAATATGCATAATTAAAGTTCAACAGATCACAAGGGAGGGGAAAGTAATCCAAAGTGTGTCACTCGGCGTGAGTTTAAccaggaaaacaaacaaacaaccgcACGACACCCCATAGCAACCGCAGTACACAATAACAAGGGCGTCAAAACGCGACCGCCATGTTGGCTTTCGTTGGGGGCTCTGAAACATGTCCTTTTCTTAGGAACAGAGGCTGAAGGAGCTGTCTAAGAGGCCCTCTTTCGCCACGACCGACACGTCGCCCGTCTCCACCACAGGGGGCACCATCAGCACAGCCCCGGCCATCGACCTCTTCTCCACCCCCAGCTGCTCCAACGGGTACACTCATTAGTGGCTCTGTAGATAGAATCGATCGTTTGTGCTTTTAAAGCGAAACATTCGCGATTTAACGCTTGCCTGAAAGGTATTTACTTGATGTATGCCGATGAAAATCCGGGAATATTTCGGTGGTTGCATGCACTCTTTATGTCCATATATAAATCTTGAGTAAAAGCTATTTTTTTATGAAACTGTGGCTCTTTAGCGCACCATATAATACTTAATAATGCCACATCTTACATTGTACTTTGCTTTAGTTTTCTTATTTCTAACCAATTCCAAATGATATCATGGGTGTTTTGATCGACGGTTGAGGTGACAGGGCGTTTTCCTTCCCGCAGTGCTCTGAAGATGGAGAGCGACCTGTTCGACCTGCAGTCCACCTTCCAGCCCTCCATGCAGTCTGGCTCTGCGGGCCTCCCAGTAGCGACTGCCTGGGCAGGTAAGGACCCATGGCCCACCACGtcgcaacaccccccccccatctccacaATCAACTTCAACCAGCCCTCCTACTGATCCACTCTGACCTGTTGTGCATGCTCTCTGATGTCCATCCCTCTTACCTTCTCGTTTacttctgcctgtctctctcactcgctctctctctctgtgtcctcccttcctctctgtgcCTTCCTAGATCCTTTCACCTCTGCCGAAGCTGGGGACGACTCCATGCCAAACCTTAACCCTTTCCTCTCAAAAATCGTGGTCGATGCCGCGCACATACCTGTCGTGTCTTCGGACGGTGTTAGCTTTCCCTCTAGGACGTCCGCCCATGAAATGTTTGGCGGTAAAAGGCCTTTTTTTTGTCTATCCCCCCAAAACCCCTCTTGTCTCTCCTGTAGCCCCACTGGTGTTACTTGTCCGTAGCAATGCTCAGCGTCTCACATGCATGGTTAATGTGTAATTTGCTCGATTTGGAGCGTTAATAAGCTATATCTGTGTGTAAAGTTTTCCTGGTTattatcttattattattctctctttcttcctcgtctttaatgttatttatatttatttaataattcaTGCCAATTTTAATGGTCACAGAATACTGTgcattcagccaatcagaaagacATGTGGGCGTGTACCAACTCCCAGTAGAACCCCTCCTACCCTCCCATCTCCGGCCATACGACACAACGTGTTATATGCAGAaatatagatctagatctatagaaaTATAAAGCAATAACCATAGAGGTAATAAGTTGAaatctgttttttctttgaccAACACTATGTTTGATCCTCCAGATCGTTACAATCCCTTTATTGACACAAACTCGTCCGTTTCAACCAATTACAAACGTACAGTGCGGATAGAACACTCCATGTCAGGTACTTTGATGGACCCCCATCTAAGCCTATGTTTCCCCACTTGGCAAACATAGggtgtttctttatttttttttacccaatACAATCCCATGGACCTTATAAAACGTTTTGATACAACCCTCATCTAGGTGGTTTAACCTGCCTTTGCTATCCCTTAATTGATTGCAGAACTGGATATAAATCCCTGATATCCTCCCTCCCATAGGCTATTCTGTCTCTGCTACTTAAAATTAACCAAATTGATCTTAAACCTTGAATTAAAATCAGCCTTCCCTTATTTAATTATCTTTACCCGCTGTTTTTCTTTCTGCCCTGGCTCGTTTACCGGCACTGTCCTGAAATCCCTTCTCTATTGGTCTgtctcctctttctttcttcttcctaCTTTCTGCTTCCGGCGTCAGACTCCTTCTGTGGTCCAGCGCCAggtccccagcaccaccaccagcctcccTACCCCACCGAGTCCTCTGCCGTAGCAGGTCTATTCAGAGGTATTGTACCTAGCTGTACGCCCAGGACAGAGCTGCAGCCAGACCACCCCTAGGAGAAGGGTAGAAGCCCCACGTCGGAGGGGTTTACTTTAATCACGGCCATCCCAGTTTATTTTTATAGCTCAGCTGTGATTTGTTACCACTCATAACAGAGTAcagagagtgacacacacagcagcctgGTTTAAAACAACCCCAGTCAGGTGGTTATAATCCAGTGGCTAGGTCGTAGGTCGCTGTTGTCTATGTACATAGCatctagggctgctcgattatgggaaaaatcataaacacgattattttggtcaatattgaaatcacgattattcaaacgattatttttgagtttgaaaacatgttgtatttattcagcatgtctctcccaaaaaaaactttgtaactgagaacctTGAAaattcgccttaaaaaaatacacaaaataacaaAAGGAACTTTGAAAATCGCcttaaaaagaaaatctaaaatacagatatgtatccagctgttctgccctttctataaacattaaataaaagaaaatatatataaaaataaataactagattatgttaattttgtgatcgtttgacgctatgatcgaaatcgcgatcaaaattcgccCAGCCCTGATAGCATCCATCCATGACTAGCATCCATCCATGACTAGCTTCCATCCATGACTAGCATCCATCCATGACTAGCATCCATCCATGACTAGCATCCATCCATGACTAGCATCCATCCATGACTAGCTTCCATCCATGACTAGCATCCATCCATGACTAGCATCCATCCATGACTAGCATCCATCCATGACTAGCATCCATCCATGACTAGCATCCATCCATGACTAGCATCCATCCATGACTAGCATCCATCCATGACTAGCATCCATCCATGACTAGCATCCATCCATGACTAGCATCCATCCATGACGTCTTGAGATTTATTCTGAAACGGTGCGCCGGTGGTGGTTTTCTAGCGGCgttccctcaccccctcctgctgtgtctctcgctcccctATAGGGTACTCCACGCCACAGCCTGCCTCCCAGCAGCCCACCCCGTCCGGGGGACTGCAGGTCGACTTTGAGTCGGTGTTTGGAGCCAAAGCGGCCGGCGGCAACGTCCTGGTTTCTGACGGTGaggacacactcagacacacacccagggaGAGAGCCCTGGAGCTGACATGGGGTTTCATATTTAATGTGGTCTCTGTGTACTCGAGGTAGGGCTCCAGGTTGTTTGAGTCCAAACAGGGCAGATCCCAGGCCCCATTCCGTCTCACCGCAGTCGatacaaaaacatgttttccaaAGGGAGAGGGGTCACGTAACAGTATTTAAATGAAGTCAcggttgtttgttgttgtgtcatATTTTGAGAAATGGGTCACGACCTTGATAGTCAGGCCAGGGCGTCGTGTCAGCCCAACGTTGAATACACACCAGGAAACGCATATTCATCTATGCAAATTATGTAAACGCACATCCACCcaatacacgcacaaacattaaCACCAAAGATTAAGATATGAATTGCTGTCCTTCCTGAGCAATGGTCCAGGCTTCCTGATCGTCGAAGCGGCACTGTATTTAGCCAAttaggatatatatatacattagcCTGTCATGGCTGATGTGTTGCCGctggtttatatatatatatatatatatatgcgttaGAACCACCATCTGTTACCTTGCCAGATATCTCCGGGAGCATCCTGAAGCCAACTCTAGCGGGGTCCAGCCAGGGTCTGTGTTCCATGACGAACCAAGACCGGCTGGTGTCAGACGACCTTGACTCCTCCCTGGCTAACCTCGTGGGCAGTGAGTATCCGAGTCTAGTTCCTGTGATTTACTATTCCCTTTATCCTTGTCTTTCTGTCAAGGGAGGTTTTATATCTCTCTTCCCACATTCTTATCTTGATAATGGCACTGAACGTCTCCGTACCGTGATATATCTGTTTTTGTATTAAGGGTAATATGATAGTATATTCTTTTTTAAACGCCACACTATCAAAGCGATCTTAGTGGACGCGCGTAGGAGAGGAGACGATAAGCGGAGATTATCGTATGATGCGCAACATCGTGTTACATAATCCATGTCAGCAGCCCAACAAATCACGATAAACAAATCACACCGCGCTGTCACGTCCAAAGACCATCACTCTGCTCACACCTCGCTCTCTTCCCGCAGACCTCGGCATCGGAAATGGAACCTCGAAAAAGTAAGTGGCACCCCACAGACCCAAAGACATGAGTGgacacaaagaaaaacacacacacacacacacacacacacacacacacacacacacacacacacacacacacgcttgacTGCCCAAGCTCATGCAAGgacccatgcaaacacacacgcacacacgcaacccCCCCAACGACCATATAAATAGTGTCACGAGTGTGACCTTTTTTTTAATTCCGCCGTCGCTTAGCTACGCgacaacatacaaacaaacaaacatcagcGCTGTGGGCCAGCGTCCGGGAgctgcagctagcccggagccgTGGCTAATATTAGCATGTCTGAACCCACAGTGACATCCACTGGAGTCAGCCGGGGGAGAAGAGGCTGACAGGAGGCACCAACTGGCAGCCCAAGGCTGCGCCCTCCACGACCTGGAACCCCGTCTCCATGGTGATCACACAAAGGCCCCTGTCATCGTAGCAGCCCCTCCCCGCGCTATACATTAACTATCGTCTGAGAAAGAAGGACGCTACGGCCTTCGCCGATGGCGCCGTTTTTTCCGAGGCTTTTGTTGGTGTGACAGGACGTTCTGTGCCACGAGTGTGTCTCCTTATCGGCTGTCTTGTGTTGTGTCTCTCTCCGATAGCCCACGTCTGTCATGGCCTACCCCGCCACGACGCCAACGAGCATGATGGGATACGGCATGGTAAGTGgcgttcaccccccccccgccaccacgGTTCACACACTGTCACCCCTCACAGTTATCGTCATTTAACAAATCAATGTTTGTTTCGATTAATCTGTTTCATGTTTTGTGTCGCCCCCTGGGGGGCTTGTGTCCGGGGGGCATCATAAACACACGGcatgttaagccctttgagactgtacctttGATAAGGGCTGCACAAATTAAGTCTTGTTTGCATTATTTTGACAAAAGCCAACTCTAAAGCCCACTTTTCATGCTAACAAATAACAAGGCTCCCGTTACAATGCAACGTCATAAAACCAGGATCGGATGACACCGAGAAACACAAGGAAATGTAAAACATCAGCactaacctccccccccccccccctctgccctccctctGCCGCAGCCCCCACCCATGGGCTCCATGGGGATGATGACCCAATCCACCATGATGTAACAGCCAGCCCATCATGCGGCCCCTAACCCATTCGGCTCTGTGTCCAGCGCGCAGGTACGAGTGGGCGCTTTGGCTCAGGACACCTTCACACGTTCGGTGGCCGTGGTGAAcgtctgataaaaaaaaaaaaaagggcccgGATTGTCCATGGTTGACCGGTTCGTTTGCCTGTGTTCACTGGGTGTCACGTGTCATGATCCCATCGTGGTGACagcccagtgtgtgtggtggtgtgagtgtgtatgatgTGGCCTCCGACGCTAACCCCAACACTGGGCCCCTTTATTCCCTCCTCCGGAGAAGGAAGCGCTGGATCGTCCATCCGTCCTTCGTCTTGACTACCCTTGTTTATCTCTCCTTCACTTCCTTTCTGCCTCCGTCTTCTCGTGTTGTCACCATGGCGTCCGTACTCCTGACTAATCTCTTGGCTCCGCCCCCCTTTATACATATGTATTTTTAACTGACTGCTGTTGCCtcccccacccgccccccctcccccgtcgcctccccccccccccccccccccccccccccccccccccccccacccccccccccccccccctctatgccCCCTCGTTTCCTCCTTCTTTCCTGCTGTCGTAGCCTTCTGCGGCCTCTAGTCCCTCCAGCCAGAGTCCTCTCCGCGCT
This genomic window contains:
- the picalmb gene encoding phosphatidylinositol binding clathrin assembly protein b isoform X1; protein product: MSGQSITDRITAAQHSVTGSAVSKTVCKATTHEIMGPKKKHLDYLIHCTNEMNVNIPQLADSLFERTTNTSWVVVFKSLITTQHLMVYGNERFVQYLASRNTLFNLSNFLDKSGLQGYDMSTFIRRYSRYLNEKAVSYRQVAFDFTKVKRGVDGVMRMMNTEKLLKTIPIIQNQMDALLDFNVSSVNANELTNGVINAAFMLLFKDSIRLFAAYNEGIINLLEKYFDMKKTQCKEGLDIYKKFLTRMTRISEFLKVAEQVGIDRGDIPDLSQFTVCAPSSLLEALEQHLASLEGKKVKDSTAASRASTLSNAVSSLASTGMSFTKVDEREKQAALEEEQARLKALKITREGKVIQSVSLGEQRLKELSKRPSFATTDTSPVSTTGGTISTAPAIDLFSTPSCSNGALKMESDLFDLQSTFQPSMQSGSAGLPVATAWADPFTSAEAGDDSMPNLNPFLSKIVVDAAHIPVVSSDGVSFPSRTSAHEMFGDRYNPFIDTNSSVSTNYKRTVRIEHSMSDSFCGPAPGPQHHHQPPYPTESSAVAGLFRGYSTPQPASQQPTPSGGLQVDFESVFGAKAAGGNVLVSDDISGSILKPTLAGSSQGLCSMTNQDRLVSDDLDSSLANLVGNLGIGNGTSKNDIHWSQPGEKRLTGGTNWQPKAAPSTTWNPVSMPTSVMAYPATTPTSMMGYGMPPPMGSMGMMTQSTMM